Within the Stigmatopora argus isolate UIUO_Sarg chromosome 23, RoL_Sarg_1.0, whole genome shotgun sequence genome, the region GAAACATCCAAAACCTTCCTACTGCCGGGATGAGGACTTGTAATATAGAAGCCTCCGTCTTTTGACTTTGAAGAAATCTGGATAAAAGAATAGAAAAggtcattttcatgtttttttcccctgatttGCGTTTTGCGGATTTACCCATGATGGAAGGTTGTCTGCGTTTTGTCGCCCGCTGCAGCCGGTAGCGCCCCCTGCTGGTGACTTCGAGGCACTCGTCCCCGGATCCGGAAGAACTGCTGGACGTGGGGGACTCCTGGTCCGAAGAAGTGGAATTCCGTCTGGCGGGCTTGCCACGCCGCGGCACCGCGTGGTAGAACGCCGGCAGGTCTTGAGAGTGGACTTCCTCCCACTGGACGTGGCCTTCGGTCCCGGGCGCGTCTCGGCAGAAGTCGTAGTCCCACCGTTTGTTGGCTGCCTCGATGCCCATGCGCAGGAGCCGCTCGAAGTCCTGGCGTAGCTCCTGGTGGTCCACGGGGCCGAAGAGGTTACGGCGCACCGGGCCCTCCTTCAATCTCAGGGCCTCGACGCCACCCAGGCGTGAAATTTCAGGCTCAGTTGTCGACGCTGATGTCGTTTCCATCGCCATATCCCTGTTGAACAAAGGTGAAAAGGCTGTTGAACTCCAGACTAATGAGCGATGACATTTCCAAAAATGGACCAATCcaaatacagtgataccttgagatacgagcttaatttgttccgggactgagctcgtatggcgattttctcataactcaaacgaatgtttcccataaaaatgaacttattaaaattaattcgttctcaccctctgaaaaatgacccaaaacaggatattggattgaaaaaacattttgatttgttctaattcgccatctattaacaaagtaacaaataactagtggtttaatagggGAAAGGTGCCCAAAAGGCTGGATTAAAGGTGAGGGGTTGCACATATGGCATACTGGTGAAGAATGCTTTAAAGCATTCCACCGGCACTATATGACAAAATTAATTAGCGTGCTGGTGTTGAGTTCAGGGACCAGaggtttgtgcttttttttttttacctcaaccTCGTAAAGGAGCCATTATCGGTAGAAAGTGGGGCCTTTAACGTATGATACAGCAGATTAGGTTATCTTTACAGTTTATTACGTACAAAGTATGGCACGTGGGTTACATACAGcctacaattattatttttttattgaacttTTTCTTGTATTGGATATATTTCATTCCAAATAATagcaagaataaaaaaaatgaattgaatgaatgctttaattgtcattatacaagtataatgagatttcaagTGTAATAATGTCAAATAAGAAACAAAAGACGCTGACTCCTTGCATTTTGAGATAATCTGTGACAAGCACTAATTGGTGCATAATCCTAAATTAAATTTGCATCTCATGAAGGCGTCTCAGATTAATTGAGGGGCAGTAAAAGGAGGGGTTAGTCAGATTATTCATGACTCCTGTGGTGTTTTAATTATGGCTGCATATTAAAGAACCCCCGTGAGAATCAGCggctcggaaaatgaataacaGCGACTACACCAAATGCTTCGTCATAATTTAATCC harbors:
- the LOC144069045 gene encoding cyclin-dependent kinase inhibitor 1-like isoform X2, whose amino-acid sequence is MAMETTSASTTEPEISRLGGVEALRLKEGPVRRNLFGPVDHQELRQDFERLLRMGIEAANKRWDYDFCRDAPGTEGHVQWEEVHSQDLPAFYHAVPRRGKPARRNSTSSDQESPTSSSSSGSGDECLEVTSRGRYRLQRATKRRQPSIMDFFKVKRRRLLYYKSSSRQ
- the LOC144069045 gene encoding cyclin-dependent kinase inhibitor 1-like isoform X1: MESGDMAMETTSASTTEPEISRLGGVEALRLKEGPVRRNLFGPVDHQELRQDFERLLRMGIEAANKRWDYDFCRDAPGTEGHVQWEEVHSQDLPAFYHAVPRRGKPARRNSTSSDQESPTSSSSSGSGDECLEVTSRGRYRLQRATKRRQPSIMDFFKVKRRRLLYYKSSSRQ